One Vitis vinifera cultivar Pinot Noir 40024 chromosome 8, ASM3070453v1 genomic window carries:
- the LOC100260491 gene encoding uncharacterized protein LOC100260491 isoform X1: MSSKKVRGSAGEKTLSPEEQEAKINEIRKLIGPATSKVPVPCSDDIISRYLRARNWNTKKATKMLKDTVKWRMEHKPEKIRWEDIAQEAETGKIYRANYHDKQGRTVLVMRPGFQNTNSTKGQIKYLVYCIENALMNLNPDQEEMVWLIDFQGWTMSSISMRVTRETANILQDHYPDRLGLAILYNPPKIFESFWTMVRPFLETKTYQKVKFVYSNDAVSQKKMEELFDMDTLESSFGGRNSTGFNYETYAKQMMEDDKKMDNFINSGCSSLHFQPSFMASEASDGGGIASSHENPPVSCKDVPKIEADMPKEMQKG; this comes from the exons ATGTCTTCGAAAAAAGTGCGGGGAAGTGCAGGAGAGAAAACTTTGTCACCTGAAGAGCAGGAAGctaag ATCAATGAAATTAGGAAGCTAATAGGTCCTGCCACCAGTAAGGTTCCAGTCCCATGTTCAGATGATATTATATCAAGGTATCTGAGAGCAAGGAACTGGAATACAAAGAAGGCAACCAAGATGCTGAAAGATACCGTAAAATGGAGGATGGAACACAAGCCAGAGAAGATCCGATGG GAAGATATCGCTCAGGAAGCTGAGACAGGAAAAATTTACAGGGCTAATTACCATGACAAGCAGGGAAGGACTGTTCTTGTTATGAGACCTGGTTTCCAG AATACAAATTCAACAAAAGGGCAGATCAAGTACTTGGTTTACTGTATCGAGAATGCCTTAATGAATTTAAATCCAGATCAGGAGGAGATGGTGTGGCTAATAGATTTTCAGGGATGGACCATGTCAAGCATATCAATGAGGGTAACCCGAGAAACAGCTAATATATTGCAGGATCATTATCCGGACAGATTGGGCCTTGCAATCCTTTATAATCCACCAAAAATATTTGAGTCATTTTGGACG ATGGTGAGACCCTTCCTTGAGACCAAGACATACCAAAAAGTGAAGTTCGTCTACTCCAACGATGCTGTAAGCcagaagaaaatggaagagCTCTTTGACATGGACACATTAGAATCTTCATTTGGTGGAAGAAACTCAACCGGGTTCAACTACGAGACATATGCAAAACAGATGATGGAGGATGACAAGAAGATGGACAATTTCATCAATTCTGGGTGCTCATCCCTACACTTCCAACCATCTTTCATGGCCTCTGAGGCCTCTGATGGAGGCGGCATTGCATCCAGCCACGAAAACCCACCAGTTAGCTGCAAAGATGTTCCCAAAATTGAAGCAGACATGCCCAAAGAGATGCAGAAAGGGTGA
- the LOC100253511 gene encoding protein PHYTOCHROME KINASE SUBSTRATE 4, with protein MERLTVMKSFNRPLPPSPYCSYLPKTAPLRDASFSAYLNPDDLTPAPKKDVPAIAEDSEISIFDAQKYFNESSEHQQRESKRVAPVGAEHCESQFVTRTSSVSSVEGYGRNYRARSFHATPTASSEASWNSQTGLLCNPPGTIGVSVRSIGSEKKNVSGRKWFFGRKCPCSGKKAVEIQEKVSEPRSPIRLNHNLGSDPKRPTERSSGNTLQKVSKKSAKSLDSPHGHGRDWADRHDLIPSPPKFPPATHLPSNQLARRVLASGTGFSFPILSQAPPVKLVFTSARNPIPLEDPPRDSLEIFRPSDDCISRKSTDSIAPRIFASNPAAAERRSFTFSASPKSRGTAMDDDVASDASSDLFEIESFTTQTTTTTTTATNYPMYHRRDSLDDASRRFGYCRRSLDEPATPSVAPTECYEPSEASIDWSVTTAEGFDRGSVTNFSMSASDIVDDVTLMRQELQRLGNGGFNDNDGGGGGRRRGNGMLMSCRCEKAVSVGPGPTPVKEGQWGRGGGPGYIGSSTSRHVSSRVGVVNKPPLARSHSARLSLTFAT; from the coding sequence ATGGAAAGGCTAACCGTCATGAAAAGCTTCAACAGACCCTTGCCTCCATCTCCCTACTGTTCCTACCTTCCAAAAACAGCCCCACTCAGGGATGCTTCTTTCTCAGCCTACCTCAACCCCGACGACCTCACTCCCGCCCCCAAGAAGGACGTCCCAGCCATCGCCGAGGACTCCGAGATCAGCATTTTCGATGCCCAGAAGTACTTCAATGAGAGCAGTGAACATCAGCAGAGGGAGAGCAAGAGGGTGGCGCCGGTTGGGGCGGAGCATTGCGAGTCCCAGTTCGTCACCAGGACGTCTTCGGTGTCGTCGGTGGAGGGGTACGGGAGGAACTACCGGGCCCGGTCCTTCCACGCCACCCCGACGGCCTCGTCGGAGGCGAGCTGGAACAGCCAGACGGGGCTTCTGTGTAATCCTCCGGGGACGATTGGTGTCAGCGTGAGAAGCATAGGTAGTGAGAAGAAGAATGTGTCGggtagaaaatggttttttgggaGAAAATGCCCGTGTTCGGGGAAGAAAGCGGTTGAGATTCAGGAAAAAGTGTCAGAGCCCAGGTCACCAATCCGCCTGAATCATAATCTTGGATCGGATCCCAAGAGGCCGACAGAGAGATCGAGtggaaacaccctgcaaaaagTGTCCAAAAAGTCAGCAAAAAGTCTCGACAGTCCGCACGGCCACGGCCGGGACTGGGCAGACAGGCATGATTTGATTCCCAGTCCTCCCAAATTCCCACCGGCAACCCATTTGCCCTCCAACCAATTGGCTCGCAGGGTGTTGGCCTCCGGAACTGGATTTTCATTCCCCATTCTCAGCCAAGCTCCGCCGGTGAAGTTGGTGTTCACCTCCGCACGTAATCCCATTCCCCTTGAAGACCCTCCGCGCGACTCCTTGGAGATTTTCCGCCCCTCCGACGACTGCATTTCCCGGAAATCAACAGACAGTATCGCACCCCGGATCTTCGCATCCAATCCGGCAGCTGCGGAACGGAGGAGCTTCACGTTTTCGGCGAGCCCGAAGTCGCGGGGCACGGCCATGGACGACGACGTGGCAAGCGATGCCAGCTCGGACTTGTTCGAGATCGAGAGCTTCACCACCCAGAcgaccaccaccaccaccactgcGACCAACTACCCAATGTACCACCGCCGCGACTCCCTCGACGATGCCTCCCGGCGGTTCGGGTATTGCCGACGGAGCCTGGACGAGCCCGCCACTCCGTCCGTCGCCCCGACGGAGTGCTACGAGCCGAGCGAGGCGTCCATTGACTGGAGCGTGACCACGGCCGAAGGATTCGACCGCGGGAGCGTGACGAACTTCTCGATGTCGGCATCAGACATAGTAGATGATGTGACATTAATGAGACAGGAGTTACAGAGACTGGGCAATGGCGGCTTCAACGACAACGATGGGGGTGGGGGCGGGAGACGACGGGGGAACGGGATGCTGATGAGCTGTCGATGCGAGAAGGCGGTGAGCGTGGGGCCGGGGCCGACGCCGGTGAAGGAGGGACAGTGGGGAAGAGGAGGAGGGCCAGGGTACATAGGTAGCTCAACGTCTAGGCATGTGAGTAGTAGGGTAGGGGTGGTGAATAAGCCACCCCTCGCAAGGTCTCATTCCGCTCGCTTGTCCCTAACTTTTGCAACATAG
- the LOC100260491 gene encoding uncharacterized protein LOC100260491 isoform X2, which produces MSSKKVRGSAGEKTLSPEEQEAKINEIRKLIGPATSKVPVPCSDDIISRYLRARNWNTKKATKMLKDTVKWRMEHKPEKIRWEDIAQEAETGKIYRANYHDKQGRTVLVMRPGFQNTNSTKGQIKYLVYCIENALMNLNPDQEEMVWLIDFQGWTMSSISMRMVRPFLETKTYQKVKFVYSNDAVSQKKMEELFDMDTLESSFGGRNSTGFNYETYAKQMMEDDKKMDNFINSGCSSLHFQPSFMASEASDGGGIASSHENPPVSCKDVPKIEADMPKEMQKG; this is translated from the exons ATGTCTTCGAAAAAAGTGCGGGGAAGTGCAGGAGAGAAAACTTTGTCACCTGAAGAGCAGGAAGctaag ATCAATGAAATTAGGAAGCTAATAGGTCCTGCCACCAGTAAGGTTCCAGTCCCATGTTCAGATGATATTATATCAAGGTATCTGAGAGCAAGGAACTGGAATACAAAGAAGGCAACCAAGATGCTGAAAGATACCGTAAAATGGAGGATGGAACACAAGCCAGAGAAGATCCGATGG GAAGATATCGCTCAGGAAGCTGAGACAGGAAAAATTTACAGGGCTAATTACCATGACAAGCAGGGAAGGACTGTTCTTGTTATGAGACCTGGTTTCCAG AATACAAATTCAACAAAAGGGCAGATCAAGTACTTGGTTTACTGTATCGAGAATGCCTTAATGAATTTAAATCCAGATCAGGAGGAGATGGTGTGGCTAATAGATTTTCAGGGATGGACCATGTCAAGCATATCAATGAGG ATGGTGAGACCCTTCCTTGAGACCAAGACATACCAAAAAGTGAAGTTCGTCTACTCCAACGATGCTGTAAGCcagaagaaaatggaagagCTCTTTGACATGGACACATTAGAATCTTCATTTGGTGGAAGAAACTCAACCGGGTTCAACTACGAGACATATGCAAAACAGATGATGGAGGATGACAAGAAGATGGACAATTTCATCAATTCTGGGTGCTCATCCCTACACTTCCAACCATCTTTCATGGCCTCTGAGGCCTCTGATGGAGGCGGCATTGCATCCAGCCACGAAAACCCACCAGTTAGCTGCAAAGATGTTCCCAAAATTGAAGCAGACATGCCCAAAGAGATGCAGAAAGGGTGA